The proteins below are encoded in one region of Brachyspira intermedia PWS/A:
- a CDS encoding thiolase family protein, whose translation MSRKIVIASACRTAIGSMGGSLSTVPAAELGAVVIKEALNRAKVAPNQVDMVYMGCVIQASQGQNVARQSSIKAGLPVEVPAMTINVVCGSGLDAVNIAANMIAAGNADIVVAGGTENMSLAPYALKKARYGYRLGNDTVIDTMVNDALTDAFNNYHMGITAENICDDWKLTREELDAFAANSQQKAVKAQEAGAFKKEIVPVTIKTKKGDIVFDKDEGPRAGTTVESLAKLKPAFKPDGGRVTAGNSSSINDGAAAVVVMSEEKAKELGIKPMATWIAGCLGGVEPRIMGIGPVAATKKLMAKTGLTIKDFDIIESNEAFAAQSVAVGKELGIDVEKQLNPNGGAIALGHPVGASGCRILVTLLHEMEAKNAKRGLATLCIGGGMGCATIVERE comes from the coding sequence ATGTCTAGAAAAATAGTAATAGCTAGTGCTTGCCGTACAGCAATAGGAAGTATGGGCGGATCTTTAAGTACAGTTCCAGCTGCAGAGTTGGGTGCAGTAGTAATAAAAGAAGCTTTGAATAGAGCTAAAGTTGCTCCTAATCAAGTTGATATGGTATATATGGGTTGTGTTATACAGGCATCACAAGGTCAGAACGTTGCTCGTCAAAGTTCTATAAAAGCAGGATTACCAGTAGAAGTACCTGCTATGACAATAAATGTAGTTTGTGGTTCAGGACTTGATGCAGTGAATATAGCTGCTAATATGATAGCTGCAGGAAATGCTGATATCGTAGTAGCAGGCGGTACTGAAAATATGTCATTAGCTCCTTATGCTCTTAAAAAAGCTCGTTATGGTTACAGACTTGGTAATGATACAGTAATAGATACTATGGTTAATGATGCTTTAACAGATGCATTCAATAATTACCATATGGGTATTACAGCAGAAAATATCTGTGATGATTGGAAACTTACTCGTGAAGAATTAGATGCATTTGCAGCTAATTCTCAGCAGAAAGCAGTTAAAGCTCAGGAAGCTGGAGCTTTCAAAAAAGAAATAGTACCTGTAACTATCAAAACTAAAAAAGGCGATATAGTATTTGATAAAGATGAAGGCCCTAGAGCTGGAACTACAGTAGAAAGCTTGGCTAAATTAAAACCAGCATTCAAACCAGACGGTGGAAGAGTTACAGCAGGTAATTCTTCTAGTATTAATGATGGAGCTGCTGCAGTAGTAGTAATGAGCGAAGAAAAAGCTAAAGAATTAGGTATTAAACCTATGGCTACTTGGATTGCAGGCTGTTTAGGTGGTGTTGAACCTAGAATTATGGGTATCGGACCAGTTGCAGCTACTAAAAAATTAATGGCTAAAACAGGATTAACTATTAAAGATTTCGATATCATTGAATCTAATGAAGCTTTCGCTGCTCAATCAGTTGCAGTTGGTAAAGAATTAGGTATCGATGTAGAGAAACAACTTAACCCTAATGGTGGAGCTATAGCTTTAGGACACCCAGTAGGTGCTTCTGGATGTAGAATCCTTGTTACTTTACTTCATGAAATGGAAGCTAAAAATGCTAAGAGAGGTCTTGCTACTCTTTGTATTGGCGGCGGTATGGGTTGTGCTACTATAGTAGAAAGAGAATAG
- the mutL gene encoding DNA mismatch repair endonuclease MutL encodes MIKNIIKLPQSVANRIAAGEVIERPASMLKELLENAIDSGASNIEVSVEEAGIKSMIVEDDGNGIRFNELPLAITHHATSKIHSIEDLDSIYTLGFRGEALASISDVTNLEIVSKSVEESNGGKIVVEGGKIIEHKPAAASQGTKIIAKNLFFNIPARYKFLKHISREFFLVKEVFDMEALVQPKISMKLKNNGKVVSSYIKVDTLKERIENYLSDSNVFRNLIEVEIEKDDVSIYGLFSNSKISQSMRKNNFIFLNNRPIENRVLAYAIKNAYSNAIPKERYPFFFLYINIDSSKIDVNVHPSKKEVRIKNEREISGILYNTIVNNINSGNNFDSVNIEVDLDKDITPTFPIQQNNNYNTYNTPNYNTESADEIKYDNTSYSNNSYNKDDLNVENNNINDNIIEENSINKEINLNNNNFTYNNIEFGEYTRAIGQVFSSYIVAERGGEMYIIDQHAAYERLNYERIYKTLMSKKIEYEKLLIPCEIEYRDYEIDILNASKESIESLGIRFESNSKHSIIIEDIPIYIPRNQKIEKIIKDILDIYISKGDNNNLEKVIKHTCSTISCKYSPKAGDKLSNSDMQTLLDLLEEENILTNCPHGRPFVLRLSKEYLDKKFFR; translated from the coding sequence ATGATTAAAAATATTATAAAATTACCGCAATCTGTGGCTAATCGTATAGCTGCAGGAGAAGTTATAGAAAGACCAGCTTCTATGCTTAAAGAATTATTAGAAAATGCTATAGATTCGGGGGCTTCAAATATAGAAGTTTCTGTGGAAGAAGCAGGTATTAAATCCATGATAGTAGAAGATGACGGTAATGGAATAAGATTCAATGAACTTCCACTAGCCATAACCCATCATGCTACAAGTAAAATACATTCTATAGAAGATTTGGACTCTATATATACTCTTGGATTTAGAGGTGAGGCTTTGGCTTCTATATCCGATGTTACAAATTTAGAAATAGTTTCAAAGAGCGTAGAAGAAAGCAATGGAGGAAAAATAGTAGTAGAAGGCGGTAAAATAATAGAACATAAACCTGCTGCTGCTTCACAAGGCACAAAAATCATAGCCAAAAATCTATTTTTTAATATTCCAGCTAGATATAAATTCTTAAAACATATTTCAAGAGAGTTTTTCTTAGTTAAAGAAGTTTTTGATATGGAAGCATTAGTTCAGCCTAAAATATCTATGAAACTTAAAAATAATGGTAAAGTTGTAAGTTCATATATAAAAGTTGATACTCTAAAAGAAAGAATAGAAAATTATCTCTCTGACAGCAATGTATTTAGAAATTTAATAGAAGTTGAAATAGAAAAAGATGATGTGTCAATATACGGTTTATTTTCAAATTCTAAAATAAGCCAATCTATGAGAAAGAATAATTTTATATTCTTAAATAACAGACCTATAGAGAATAGAGTTCTTGCCTATGCCATAAAAAATGCATATTCAAATGCTATACCTAAAGAGAGATATCCTTTCTTTTTCCTATACATAAATATAGATAGCAGTAAAATAGATGTAAATGTTCACCCAAGTAAAAAAGAAGTTAGAATAAAAAATGAAAGAGAGATTTCAGGAATACTGTATAATACTATAGTAAACAATATTAATTCCGGAAACAATTTTGATTCTGTTAATATAGAAGTTGATCTTGATAAGGATATTACCCCTACTTTTCCTATACAACAGAATAATAATTACAATACATATAATACTCCAAACTATAATACCGAATCAGCAGATGAAATAAAATACGATAATACAAGCTATTCAAATAACAGTTATAATAAAGATGATTTAAATGTAGAAAATAACAATATAAATGACAATATAATAGAAGAAAATAGTATTAATAAAGAAATAAATTTAAATAATAATAATTTTACCTACAATAATATAGAATTTGGAGAGTATACAAGGGCCATAGGACAGGTATTTTCATCATATATAGTAGCTGAACGCGGCGGAGAAATGTATATAATAGATCAGCATGCCGCTTATGAAAGACTCAATTATGAAAGAATATACAAAACTCTTATGTCAAAAAAAATAGAATATGAAAAACTCCTTATACCTTGTGAAATTGAGTACAGAGATTATGAAATTGATATTTTAAATGCATCAAAAGAATCTATAGAATCATTAGGAATAAGATTTGAATCTAATTCAAAACATAGCATTATAATAGAAGATATACCAATATACATTCCTAGAAATCAAAAAATTGAAAAAATCATAAAAGACATTTTGGATATATACATTTCAAAGGGCGACAATAATAATTTAGAAAAAGTTATAAAACATACCTGCTCTACTATATCATGCAAATATTCTCCAAAGGCTGGAGATAAACTTTCAAACAGCGATATGCAGACATTACTTGATTTGCTTGAAGAAGAAAACATACTTACAAACTGTCCTCATGGAAGACCTTTTGTATTAAGGCTATCAAAAGAATATTTAGATAAAAAATTCTTTAGATAA